A window from Plectropomus leopardus isolate mb chromosome 3, YSFRI_Pleo_2.0, whole genome shotgun sequence encodes these proteins:
- the chst14 gene encoding carbohydrate sulfotransferase 14 encodes MLPRRQDYGMKRTGGPRNGSVINFRTTVNSSSVRRSSAVLPSVLTFLVIVASGGLLLMIEKGMLNSMETPPPRGSGKRLDFIRQVGKHSPGAADVDSQILQEIRNRTIRTMCSQKNMPHSIWSLSPVQRKTLLQHILVNDQYHFLYCYVPKVACSNWKRVLKVLNGALENVDVNIKMDHRSDLLFLSSLKPEEIRYRLKHYFKFMFVREPMERLLSAYRNKFGEIESYQRKYGVEIIKRYRKGRAKDSSVTGDDVTFAEFVRYLLDEDVERMNEHWMPMYNLCQPCAVSYDFIGSYEHLESDSEFVLQRIGAPPHVRFPERQTWYKPVTTETLHYYLCTLPQKLLRELLPKYILDFSLFTYPLPNTTTEHCRH; translated from the exons ATGCTTCCTCGCAGGCAGGACTACGGGATGAAGAGGACCGGAGGACCGCGCAACGGCTCGGTTATTAACTTTAGGACAACGGTGAACTCGAGCTCCGTGCGCCGCAGCTCCGCCGTGCTGCCGTCGGTGCTAACGTTTCTGGTGATCGTAGCATCCGGAGGCCTGCTGCTCATGATAGAGAAAGGAATGCTGAACAGCATGGAGACGCCTCCACCCCGGGGGAGCGGCAAGCGGCTGGACTTTATTCGGCAAGTGGGGAAGCACAGCCCGGGCGCTGCGGACGTGGACTCCCAG ATCCTCCAGGAGATCCGTAATCGCACCATCAGGACCATGTGCAGCCAGAAGAATATGCCCCACAGCATCTGGTCCCTGAGCCCCGTGCAGAGGAAGACGCTGCTGCAGCACATCCTGGTGAATGATCAGTACCACTTCCTGTACTGCTACGTCCCCAAGGTGGCCTGCTCCAACTGGAAGAGGGTTCTCAAGGTCCTGAATGGAGCTCTGGAGAACGTGGACGTTAACATCAAGATGGACCACCGCAGCGAcctgctgtttttgtcctccCTTAAACCCGAGGAGATCCGCTACCGCCTGAAGCACTACTTCAAGTTCATGTTCGTGCGGGAGCCCATGGAGCGCCTGCTCTCTGCATACAGGAACAAGTTCGGAGAGATCGAGTCCTACCAGAGAAAGTACGGCGTGGAGATTATAAAGCGTTACAGAAAAGGCCGCGCTAAGGACTCATCTGTGACAGGAGACGATGTAACGTTCGCAGAGTTTGTGCGTTACTTGCTGGACGAGGATGTGGAGCGCATGAACGAGCACTGGATGCCGATGTACAACTTGTGCCAACCCTGCGCCGTGTCCTATGACTTCATCGGCTCCTACGAGCACCTTGAAAGTGATTCGGAGTTTGTGCTCCAGCGCATTGGAGCGCCTCCACACGTTCGCTTCCCAGAGAGGCAAACGTGGTACAAGCCGGTCACCACGGAGACGTTGCACTATTATCTGTGCACCTTACCACAAAAGCTACTGAGGGAGCTCCTGCCCAAGTACATTTTAGACTTTTCCCTCTTCACTTATCCTCTCCCCAACACAACCACTGAACACTGCCGGCATTAA